Proteins found in one Triticum urartu cultivar G1812 chromosome 4, Tu2.1, whole genome shotgun sequence genomic segment:
- the LOC125554532 gene encoding uncharacterized protein LOC125554532, which yields MDQIAVVGQNWPDQAEQNPIFYEIMWWQSRQAGVPPRRGYTGTPESLYNFGRNNRVHAPEKTKGPRGALLGEIQQVPPHGAGRWRWMIITPEGEWGWVWQPAQGQWFWPTVPGDTQWRMTKWPNAAPVLPLLPLSAQDQKMDNPENVGHMVGKEFGMFFAHATAFVLLFLQCGTPEYIDQPHQRYEEAMDS from the exons ATGGACCAGATTGCAGTAGTTGGTCAAAATTGGCCTGATCAAGCCGAACAAAATCCGATCTTTTATGAAATTATGTGGTGGCAGAGCAGGCAGGCAGGGGTACCTCCAAGGAGAGGATATACAGGTACACCTGAGTCATTATACAATTTTGGAAGAAACAACAGAGTTCATGCACCTGAAAAAACAAAG GGGCCAAGGGGAGCTCTGCTAGGGGAGATTCAGCAAGTGCCACCCCATGGTGCAGGGCGTTGGCGATGGATGATCATTACTCCTGAGGGGGAATGGGGCTGGGTGTGGCAGCCTGCTCAAGGGCAGTGGTTCTGGCCGACGGTTCCAGGTGATACCCAGTGGCGAATGACCAAGTGGCCAAATGCTGCACCAGTGCTGCCTCTACTACCATTATCTGCCCAG GACCAGAAAATGGATAATCCAGAGAATGTGGGCCATATGGTAGGGAAGGAGTTTGGGATGTTCTTTGCTCATGCCACGGCCTTTGTCCTCCTATTCTTACAGTGTGGAACTCCAGAGTA TATTGATCAGCCTCATCAGAGATACGAAGAGGCAATGGATAGTTAA